In Planctomycetia bacterium, one DNA window encodes the following:
- a CDS encoding NYN domain-containing protein, with amino-acid sequence MGRRSIIYIDGFNFYYGAVRGTTDKWLNIQRLCERLRQDDDIQTIKYFTAIVSGPTQANQLVYLRALATCPKVHIVLGKFKNKNLTCRVASCTYSGPRRYVAAEEKRTDVSIAVHLVDDAYQDAADRFVVISGDSDLVPALNFTKLRFPKKQLIVYVPTRNAARGAAVELRSAADKNRTFPLALLPRCQFPVTLPDGHGGTITKPSAW; translated from the coding sequence ATGGGTCGCCGAAGCATCATCTACATTGACGGTTTCAATTTTTACTATGGCGCGGTCCGAGGAACAACGGACAAATGGCTGAACATTCAGAGGTTGTGCGAGCGATTGCGCCAGGACGACGATATCCAAACCATCAAGTATTTTACGGCCATCGTGAGCGGACCTACACAAGCCAACCAGTTGGTTTACTTACGGGCCCTAGCAACATGCCCGAAGGTTCATATCGTTCTCGGCAAGTTCAAAAACAAGAATCTGACCTGCCGAGTAGCATCTTGTACATACAGCGGCCCAAGGCGATACGTAGCAGCGGAAGAAAAACGCACCGACGTGAGCATCGCCGTCCATTTGGTCGATGACGCATACCAAGACGCTGCGGATCGCTTTGTCGTCATCAGCGGAGACTCGGACCTAGTACCCGCGCTGAATTTCACCAAGCTTCGGTTCCCCAAAAAGCAACTCATTGTCTATGTGCCGACTCGAAATGCTGCACGCGGCGCGGCCGTAGAACTACGTTCGGCGGCGGATAAGAACAGGACGTTTCCTTTGGCTTTGTTGCCGCGTTGCCAGTTCCCGGTCACGTTGCCTGACGGCCACGGCGGAACAATCACCAAGCCGTCAGCGTGGTAA
- a CDS encoding cysteine--tRNA ligase: MTLRVYNTLSGEKELFEPVIPGFVSIYLCGPTVYKPAHIGHAVGPVIFDVIKRYLTYKGYKVTWVVNVTDVEDKLIAQAAQQGTTVMQLARSLEQQYVEVLNTLGVRAIDHMPRASEHIAEIIAHIEQLIARGAAYVVEGDVYFDVSKDADYGKLSRRKAEEQHAGTREGLVRGGKRNPGDFALWKAAKPEEPDDVKYDSPWGKGRPGWHIECSAMAMKYLGETFDIHGGGMDLKFPHHENEIAQAESATCKPFARFWLHHGLTRFNTKKISKSDPEFEKVMASLQLVNLLKQHPPELLRLLILQSQYRSPIDFSDATLEAARTGLSTFYRLLERLRRATEHDPYQPAGGIDRLNEPALQGPSLALIDDLLQARIRFLEAMDDDFNTAGAIGVLFDMAGLINRFLDATRLETNKDKSARGIAIAAAGTFITLGRLLGLFEQPPAAKSVGDDKTAKLVELLIEVRNQARQAKQFQIADHVRNQLTALGITLEDRPDGTLWRLE; this comes from the coding sequence ATGACGCTACGTGTCTACAACACGCTCTCCGGCGAGAAGGAGCTTTTCGAGCCGGTCATCCCCGGCTTCGTCAGCATCTACCTGTGCGGCCCAACGGTCTACAAACCCGCGCACATCGGCCACGCCGTCGGCCCCGTCATCTTCGATGTCATCAAACGCTATCTCACCTACAAGGGTTACAAGGTCACCTGGGTGGTCAACGTCACCGACGTGGAGGACAAGCTCATCGCCCAGGCCGCCCAGCAGGGCACGACCGTCATGCAACTGGCCCGCAGCCTCGAGCAGCAATACGTGGAAGTGCTGAACACGCTCGGCGTCCGCGCGATCGATCACATGCCCCGCGCCAGCGAGCACATCGCCGAGATCATCGCGCACATTGAACAACTCATCGCCAGGGGCGCCGCTTACGTCGTCGAGGGCGACGTGTATTTCGACGTGAGCAAGGACGCCGACTACGGCAAGCTATCGCGCCGCAAGGCCGAAGAGCAGCACGCCGGCACGCGCGAAGGACTCGTCCGCGGCGGCAAACGCAACCCCGGCGATTTCGCCCTGTGGAAAGCCGCCAAGCCCGAAGAACCCGACGACGTGAAATACGACTCGCCCTGGGGCAAGGGCCGCCCGGGCTGGCACATCGAATGCTCCGCCATGGCGATGAAATACCTCGGTGAGACGTTCGACATTCACGGCGGCGGCATGGACCTCAAGTTCCCGCATCATGAAAACGAAATCGCGCAGGCCGAATCCGCGACGTGCAAACCCTTCGCGCGCTTCTGGCTGCACCACGGCCTGACGCGTTTCAACACCAAAAAAATCTCCAAGAGCGATCCCGAGTTCGAGAAGGTCATGGCGTCGCTGCAACTGGTAAACCTGCTCAAGCAGCACCCGCCGGAGCTGCTGCGCTTGCTCATTCTCCAATCGCAGTACCGCTCGCCGATTGATTTCTCCGATGCGACGCTCGAAGCCGCTCGCACCGGTCTGTCCACGTTCTATCGCCTCCTCGAGCGACTGCGCCGCGCGACCGAACACGACCCCTATCAGCCAGCAGGCGGCATCGATCGTCTCAACGAGCCGGCGCTGCAAGGACCGTCGCTCGCGCTCATCGACGACCTGCTCCAGGCGCGCATCCGCTTCCTCGAAGCCATGGACGATGACTTCAACACCGCCGGCGCGATCGGCGTTCTGTTCGACATGGCCGGCCTGATCAATCGCTTTCTCGACGCGACGCGGCTGGAGACAAACAAAGACAAATCCGCTCGCGGCATCGCCATCGCCGCTGCGGGGACCTTCATCACGCTCGGCCGATTGCTCGGTCTGTTCGAGCAGCCCCCGGCCGCCAAGTCCGTCGGCGACGACAAGACGGCCAAATTGGTCGAGCTGCTGATCGAGGTGCGCAATCAGGCGCGGCAGGCCAAACAGTTTCAAATCGCCGACCATGTGCGCAATCAACTGACGGCCCTGGGCATCACGCTCGAAGATCGACCGGACGGAACCCTATGGCGACTCGAATGA
- a CDS encoding diaminopimelate epimerase: MPFTKMHGLGNDYVYVDAFRHPIPVERHAPLARAVSDRHRGIGSDGLILIGPPRPGVAADVRMEMYNADGSRGEMCGNGIRCVAKYAIEHGLAGREQGGGDARTICIETDRGVLETTCFLRGGRVERVRVDMGPPILNPRDIPVAAPGECCIQQPLQVGEQRLTMTCVSMGNPHAVFFVEDVAAVDLTHIGPLIERHAAFPNRVNAHFAQLLSRREAIMRTWERGSGITQACGTGACAVLVAGVLEDRLDTTALLHLPGGDLEIEWLRDSATSPSRHSRAADRPSAFPGHDWPGSDASDESNPGVNIHGHVFKTGPAVEVFSGVWNDLEDTTP, from the coding sequence ATCCCCTTCACCAAGATGCACGGCCTCGGAAACGACTACGTATACGTAGACGCGTTCCGTCATCCGATCCCCGTCGAGCGGCACGCGCCGCTGGCGCGCGCCGTGAGCGACCGCCATCGCGGCATCGGTTCGGACGGTCTCATTCTGATCGGCCCGCCGAGGCCTGGTGTTGCCGCCGATGTGCGCATGGAAATGTACAACGCCGACGGTTCGCGCGGCGAAATGTGCGGCAACGGCATCCGCTGCGTTGCGAAGTACGCCATCGAGCACGGCTTGGCGGGGCGGGAACAAGGCGGCGGCGACGCGCGAACGATCTGCATCGAGACCGACCGCGGCGTGCTGGAGACGACTTGTTTTCTGCGCGGCGGTCGCGTTGAGCGCGTGCGCGTGGACATGGGTCCGCCGATTCTCAACCCGCGCGACATTCCCGTGGCCGCGCCGGGCGAGTGCTGCATCCAACAACCGCTGCAAGTCGGTGAGCAGCGCCTCACCATGACCTGCGTCTCGATGGGCAATCCGCATGCGGTCTTCTTTGTCGAGGATGTCGCCGCGGTTGATCTCACGCACATCGGCCCGCTCATTGAACGGCACGCGGCTTTTCCCAATCGCGTTAACGCGCACTTCGCACAGCTCCTCTCGCGGCGCGAAGCCATCATGCGCACCTGGGAGCGCGGCAGCGGCATCACGCAGGCCTGCGGCACCGGCGCCTGCGCCGTCCTCGTCGCCGGCGTGCTGGAAGATCGCCTCGACACCACGGCACTGCTTCATCTGCCCGGCGGCGATCTGGAGATCGAATGGTTGCGCGATAGCGCGACAAGTCCGAGCCGCCACAGCCGTGCGGCGGATCGCCCGTCTGCATTTCCGGGCCATGACTGGCCCGGTTCGGACGCGAGCGATGAATCCAATCCAGGCGTCAATATTCACGGCCACGTATTCAAGACCGGGCCGGCTGTCGAAGTCTTCAGCGGCGTCTGGAACGATTTGGAGGACACGACGCCATGA
- a CDS encoding STAS domain-containing protein: protein MSGLQCQVRRHDKGFVARLKGTFGSVETDTLDKELVPALGAAPGRIILDLSGLEMLGSAGVGAMLKLRRKVDEAGGKLVLADAPENIMKILEFSELHRVFTTALTVDSAMHD, encoded by the coding sequence GTGAGCGGGCTTCAATGTCAGGTGCGGCGTCACGACAAGGGATTCGTGGCGCGGTTGAAGGGAACGTTCGGCTCCGTGGAGACGGACACGCTGGACAAGGAGTTGGTTCCGGCGCTGGGGGCCGCGCCGGGTCGAATCATCCTCGATCTGTCCGGGCTGGAGATGCTCGGCAGCGCCGGGGTGGGGGCGATGCTCAAGCTGCGCCGCAAGGTGGACGAAGCCGGCGGCAAGCTCGTGCTGGCCGACGCGCCGGAGAACATCATGAAGATTCTCGAGTTCTCCGAATTGCACCGCGTGTTCACGACCGCGTTGACGGTCGACAGCGCGATGCACGATTAG
- a CDS encoding crossover junction endodeoxyribonuclease RuvC, whose product MTAARPRARRAAAPLGRGSPIGTPRLFLGVDPGLNCTGYAILAASPGSFAPRVVDAGVIRTAADRPLAERLAEIDAGIREILAEHAVCLVAVEELYAHYKHPRTAILMGHARGAILLAAARRGLSVASLPATAVKKTLTGNGHASKIQMQRAIASTFRLRRLPEPADIADAMAIAWCAAMNDPLRDEGRASKTRPTIAATSRDRGKRHATGV is encoded by the coding sequence ATGACCGCCGCGCGGCCCCGTGCCCGGCGCGCCGCCGCGCCGCTCGGACGCGGTTCGCCCATCGGAACGCCCCGGCTGTTCCTCGGTGTCGATCCCGGTCTGAATTGCACCGGCTACGCGATTCTCGCGGCATCGCCCGGCTCGTTCGCGCCGCGCGTCGTCGATGCGGGGGTCATTCGCACCGCCGCAGACCGGCCGCTCGCCGAGCGCCTGGCTGAAATCGACGCAGGCATCCGTGAGATTCTGGCGGAACACGCGGTGTGCCTCGTCGCCGTCGAGGAGCTTTACGCGCACTACAAGCACCCGCGCACCGCGATTCTGATGGGCCATGCGCGCGGCGCGATCCTGCTCGCCGCCGCTCGCCGCGGTCTCTCGGTCGCCAGCCTCCCCGCAACAGCCGTCAAAAAGACACTCACCGGCAACGGCCACGCGAGCAAGATTCAGATGCAACGCGCGATCGCGTCCACGTTCAGGCTTCGCCGGCTGCCCGAACCGGCCGACATCGCCGACGCGATGGCCATTGCGTGGTGCGCCGCGATGAACGACCCGCTGCGAGACGAAGGCCGCGCGTCAAAGACGCGCCCAACGATCGCGGCGACCAGCCGAGACCGCGGCAAGCGCCACGCGACAGGAGTCTGA
- the ruvB gene encoding Holliday junction branch migration DNA helicase RuvB → MPRERIISAEAADDAREETVNWALRPRRLDECIGQRQVIEQLRIALAAATKRREPLEHVLLDGPPGLGKTTLAHVISEEMGVADRIRVTSGPAITRQGELMSTLTNLDEGDVLFIDEIHRLNTVVEEFLYPAMEDFRVDYTIEGGLGGRTVNFQLKRFTLIGATTRAGMLSAALRDRFGLRYHLDFYSADDLVEILRRSAEKLDAPAEPGALAALAARSRGTPRVANRLLRRARDYAQVRANGKLSAAVVQQALAIEEIDELGLDKLDRAFLAALIDVYKCGPAGIEALAATMGQDRDTLEDVVEPFLLQIGFVTRTRQGRCATQAACLHLKRPYTPAQIASGAASNETAPLFDA, encoded by the coding sequence ATGCCGCGCGAACGAATCATCTCCGCCGAAGCTGCCGACGACGCCCGCGAGGAGACGGTCAATTGGGCGCTTCGCCCACGCCGGCTCGACGAGTGCATCGGCCAGCGCCAGGTGATCGAGCAACTTCGCATCGCCCTCGCCGCCGCGACGAAGCGTCGCGAACCGCTCGAACACGTCCTGCTCGATGGCCCACCCGGCCTGGGCAAGACCACTCTTGCCCACGTCATCTCCGAGGAGATGGGCGTCGCCGATCGCATCCGCGTCACCAGCGGCCCGGCCATCACGCGCCAGGGCGAACTGATGAGCACGCTCACCAACCTCGACGAGGGCGACGTGCTGTTCATCGACGAGATTCACCGGCTGAACACGGTTGTCGAAGAATTTCTCTATCCCGCGATGGAGGACTTCCGCGTCGATTACACCATCGAGGGAGGCCTCGGCGGGCGCACCGTGAACTTTCAACTCAAGCGGTTCACGCTCATCGGCGCGACGACCCGCGCCGGGATGCTCTCCGCGGCGCTGCGCGATCGCTTCGGCCTGCGCTATCACCTCGACTTTTACTCGGCGGACGATTTGGTGGAGATTCTCCGCCGCTCGGCCGAGAAGCTGGATGCACCGGCCGAGCCCGGCGCGCTGGCGGCGCTGGCGGCGCGCTCGCGCGGCACGCCGCGCGTGGCCAATCGCCTGCTGCGCCGGGCGCGCGACTATGCGCAGGTGCGGGCCAATGGAAAGTTAAGCGCGGCCGTCGTGCAACAGGCCCTGGCCATCGAGGAGATCGACGAGCTGGGGCTGGACAAGCTCGACCGGGCGTTTCTGGCGGCGCTGATCGACGTTTACAAGTGCGGCCCGGCCGGAATCGAGGCCCTCGCCGCCACGATGGGACAGGATCGTGACACGCTGGAAGACGTGGTCGAGCCGTTTCTGCTCCAGATCGGCTTCGTCACGCGCACGCGCCAGGGCCGCTGCGCGACGCAGGCCGCCTGCCTGCACCTGAAACGGCCGTACACGCCGGCGCAGATCGCATCGGGGGCTGCATCGAACGAAACCGCGCCGTTGTTTGATGCGTGA
- the ispF gene encoding 2-C-methyl-D-erythritol 2,4-cyclodiphosphate synthase has translation MSDPVIHRVGIGTDLHRLAPGGPLTLGGLKLPIDQHLVGHSDADLVLHAITDAILGAAGLPDIGEHFPDTDPTNAAADSTRFLAHALTAAAAKGFAPVNVDVVLHAERPRLSPHKAVLRANVAALLGIPEERVAIKAKTNEGLDAIGRGDAMGCICVVGMTRRAGA, from the coding sequence ATGAGCGATCCCGTCATTCATCGCGTCGGCATCGGCACCGATTTGCACCGCCTCGCGCCGGGCGGCCCGCTCACACTCGGCGGTCTCAAGCTGCCCATTGACCAGCACCTCGTCGGCCACAGCGACGCCGACCTCGTCCTCCACGCCATCACCGACGCCATCCTCGGTGCGGCCGGCCTGCCTGATATCGGCGAACACTTCCCCGACACCGACCCGACGAACGCCGCTGCGGACAGCACGCGATTCCTCGCGCACGCCCTCACCGCCGCCGCCGCGAAGGGATTCGCGCCGGTCAACGTCGATGTTGTCCTGCACGCCGAGCGGCCCAGGCTCTCGCCGCATAAGGCTGTGCTTCGCGCAAACGTCGCCGCGCTGCTTGGCATCCCCGAGGAGCGCGTCGCCATCAAAGCGAAGACAAACGAAGGCCTCGACGCCATCGGTCGCGGCGATGCAATGGGCTGCATCTGCGTGGTCGGCATGACGCGCCGCGCCGGCGCGTAA
- a CDS encoding metallophosphoesterase gives MPQKPTRRDLLKTAVAGAATAALDPFAPIARAMELTGAGGNGDQTGAPRGSATASRPQAFRFVHFTDIHVTTERRGDQGFAAALKAANNLKPRPDFILTGGDLIWDALEVDREKAHAQFALFKKILDDHTDLPVYHTIGNHDILGWSEKSGLKPDAAGYGKALYGDELGLPRTWHTFSHKGWRFFCLDNLQPGGTTRYPYEGRLDDEQFDWLKAEFAATDPATPIILCEHIPTVTATPYGHEQLIDGIHWKLQNSLVCTDGPKRLPLYLTRNVQLCLSGHIHERDRCELNGITFINDGAVCAGWWKGSYRGVEEGFGIIDVRADGTFLHQYFDYGWQAVKTGPRP, from the coding sequence ATGCCACAGAAGCCAACTCGACGCGATTTACTGAAGACCGCCGTCGCCGGTGCTGCGACCGCCGCGCTTGATCCGTTCGCACCGATCGCGCGGGCGATGGAATTGACCGGCGCGGGGGGAAACGGCGATCAAACCGGTGCACCGCGAGGGAGCGCCACCGCCTCCCGACCGCAGGCGTTTCGGTTTGTCCACTTCACTGACATCCACGTCACCACCGAGCGGCGCGGCGACCAGGGCTTCGCCGCCGCGCTGAAAGCCGCCAACAATCTCAAACCCCGGCCCGATTTCATTCTCACCGGCGGCGATCTCATCTGGGACGCGCTGGAGGTCGACCGCGAAAAGGCCCACGCGCAGTTCGCGCTCTTCAAGAAAATCCTCGACGACCACACCGACCTGCCCGTGTATCACACCATCGGCAACCATGACATCCTCGGCTGGTCGGAAAAGAGCGGCCTCAAACCCGACGCCGCCGGCTACGGCAAGGCGCTGTATGGCGACGAGCTGGGGCTGCCTCGAACGTGGCACACTTTTTCGCACAAAGGCTGGCGGTTCTTCTGTCTCGACAATCTCCAGCCCGGCGGCACGACCCGCTACCCCTACGAGGGCCGGCTTGACGATGAACAATTCGACTGGCTCAAGGCCGAATTCGCTGCGACCGACCCGGCCACGCCGATCATCCTTTGCGAGCACATCCCGACGGTCACCGCGACGCCCTACGGCCACGAACAGTTGATCGACGGCATCCACTGGAAGCTGCAAAACTCGCTCGTCTGCACCGATGGGCCCAAGCGCCTGCCGCTCTACCTGACGCGCAACGTTCAGTTGTGCCTGTCGGGGCACATTCACGAGCGCGACCGGTGCGAGCTGAACGGAATCACCTTCATCAACGACGGTGCGGTCTGCGCCGGCTGGTGGAAGGGATCGTACCGCGGCGTCGAGGAAGGCTTCGGCATCATCGACGTGCGGGCCGACGGTACATTTCTACATCAGTATTTTGATTACGGCTGGCAGGCGGTTAAGACCGGGCCGCGACCATGA
- a CDS encoding Holliday junction DNA helicase RuvA — MIVKLRGTLTDANDESVVLEQDGLAREVLVPAYALPELAASRGESIQLHTLEYLEGNAAGGNLTPRMIGFLHAEDRAFFRQLITVKGVGVRKALRALAAPAAQIAAYIESGDAASLARLPGIGKRMAEQIIAELRGKLREHALAAGTVPPAAQGPFTPPQRDAIEIIVAWGDSRADAERWIARAAQLHGDIATPDEWVKAAYRIRAGAER, encoded by the coding sequence ATGATCGTCAAACTGCGCGGCACACTCACCGACGCCAACGACGAGTCCGTCGTCCTCGAGCAAGACGGTCTCGCCCGCGAGGTGCTGGTGCCGGCCTATGCCCTGCCGGAACTGGCCGCGTCGCGCGGCGAATCGATTCAGCTTCACACGCTGGAATACCTCGAAGGCAACGCAGCCGGGGGAAACCTGACGCCGCGCATGATCGGCTTCCTGCACGCCGAGGACCGCGCGTTTTTCCGCCAGCTTATCACCGTCAAGGGCGTCGGCGTGCGCAAGGCGCTTCGTGCGCTGGCAGCCCCCGCCGCGCAGATCGCCGCGTACATTGAGTCGGGCGATGCCGCATCACTGGCACGCTTGCCCGGCATCGGCAAGCGCATGGCCGAGCAGATCATCGCCGAACTGCGCGGCAAGCTGCGCGAGCACGCGCTCGCCGCCGGCACCGTGCCCCCGGCGGCACAAGGCCCGTTCACACCGCCGCAGCGCGACGCGATCGAAATCATCGTCGCCTGGGGCGACAGCCGTGCCGACGCCGAGCGGTGGATCGCCCGCGCCGCGCAGCTTCACGGCGACATCGCCACGCCGGACGAATGGGTCAAAGCCGCCTATCGCATCCGTGCCGGCGCGGAACGCTGA